A genomic region of Marinobacter szutsaonensis contains the following coding sequences:
- the ftsA gene encoding cell division protein FtsA, with translation MSSVETENMIVGLDIGTSKVVAIVGKRKMDGTIEVVGIGSHPSRGLKRGVVVNIETTVQAIQRAVEEAELMAGCRIHSVYAGIAGSHIKSLNSHGIVAIRDREVTQADIDRVIDAAQAVAIPADQKILHILPQEFVIDSQEGIKEPMGMSGVRLEAKVHLVTCAVNAAQNIEKCVRRCGLEVDDIILEQLASSHAILTEDEKELGVCVVDVGGGTTDIAVFTGGAIRHTAVIPIAGDQVTNDIAMALRTPTQNAEEIKIKYACALTQLAGADETIKVPSVGDRAPRDLSRQALAEVVEPRYEELFTLVQSELRRSGFEDLIPAGIVITGGSSTMEGVVELAEEIFHMPVRLASPQAVSGMTEVVNNPIYATGVGLLIHGFRQMDLGRAPVLKGEEAPSLFERMKAWFTGHF, from the coding sequence ATGTCATCGGTTGAAACGGAAAACATGATTGTTGGCCTCGATATCGGAACCTCGAAGGTGGTTGCGATCGTCGGCAAGCGCAAGATGGACGGCACCATTGAGGTGGTGGGGATCGGTTCCCACCCGTCCCGGGGCCTGAAGCGCGGTGTGGTGGTCAATATCGAGACCACCGTGCAGGCCATCCAGCGTGCTGTCGAGGAGGCCGAGCTCATGGCCGGCTGCCGGATTCATTCGGTGTACGCCGGAATCGCGGGCAGCCACATCAAGAGCCTGAACTCCCATGGCATCGTGGCCATCCGGGACCGGGAGGTCACCCAGGCGGATATCGACCGGGTGATTGACGCCGCCCAGGCGGTGGCTATTCCCGCCGACCAGAAGATCCTGCACATCCTGCCGCAGGAGTTCGTGATTGACAGCCAGGAGGGCATCAAGGAGCCCATGGGCATGTCCGGTGTCCGCCTGGAGGCCAAGGTGCACCTGGTGACCTGTGCGGTAAATGCTGCCCAGAACATCGAGAAATGCGTCAGGCGCTGCGGTCTGGAGGTGGACGACATCATCCTGGAGCAGCTGGCTTCCAGTCACGCCATCCTGACCGAGGACGAGAAGGAGCTGGGCGTCTGCGTGGTGGATGTTGGTGGTGGCACCACCGACATCGCCGTGTTCACCGGCGGCGCCATCCGCCACACCGCGGTAATCCCGATTGCCGGGGACCAGGTCACCAACGACATTGCCATGGCGCTGCGGACGCCAACCCAGAATGCCGAAGAGATCAAGATCAAGTATGCCTGTGCGCTGACCCAGCTCGCAGGCGCCGATGAAACCATCAAGGTGCCGAGCGTCGGCGACCGTGCCCCCCGTGACCTTTCACGGCAGGCACTGGCCGAAGTGGTGGAGCCTCGTTACGAGGAGCTTTTCACCCTGGTGCAGTCGGAACTGCGCCGGTCCGGATTTGAGGACCTGATTCCCGCAGGCATCGTGATAACCGGCGGTTCCTCCACCATGGAAGGTGTGGTGGAACTGGCCGAGGAGATCTTCCACATGCCGGTCCGCCTGGCTTCTCCGCAGGCGGTGTCCGGTATGACGGAAGTGGTCAACAACCCGATCTACGCCACTGGCGTCGGGTTGTTGATCCATGGCTTCCGCCAGATGGATCTCGGGCGGGCGCCCGTGCTCAAGGGGGAAGAGGCCCCCTCGCTGTTTGAGCGCATGAAAGCCTGGTTTACCGGTCATTTCTGA
- a CDS encoding DciA family protein, with protein sequence MKRKSEQKMSFDKVGGSPALSDLVAKAELHRQAEEQVLSALPDELATGVRFLSCQEGELVLSAANATRASQIRFRQHEIMASVREQELFRYVWKLKVKVAPPRFRETKRAEKQSLSKENARLLAEEAGHTKDKALREVLEKLASHARD encoded by the coding sequence ATGAAGCGGAAAAGCGAACAGAAAATGAGCTTCGACAAGGTTGGCGGCAGCCCTGCCCTGAGTGATCTCGTGGCCAAGGCCGAACTGCACCGGCAGGCGGAAGAGCAGGTTCTGAGCGCGCTCCCCGACGAGCTCGCCACTGGCGTTCGCTTTCTCAGCTGCCAGGAAGGCGAACTGGTACTGTCCGCTGCCAACGCCACGCGGGCCAGCCAGATCCGTTTCCGCCAGCATGAGATCATGGCCAGCGTCCGGGAGCAGGAGCTGTTCCGTTACGTGTGGAAACTGAAAGTAAAGGTGGCACCGCCGCGCTTCAGGGAGACAAAGCGCGCCGAAAAGCAGTCCCTCAGCAAAGAAAATGCCCGGCTCCTCGCAGAGGAGGCCGGGCACACGAAGGATAAAGCTTTACGCGAGGTTCTCGAAAAACTCGCAAGCCACGCCCGCGATTAA
- the ftsZ gene encoding cell division protein FtsZ, whose protein sequence is MFELVDNVQQNAVIKVVGVGGGGGNAVRHMLNSDVEGVEFICANTDAQALTDLDARQVIQLGGNITKGLGAGANPEVGRQSALEDRDRIAEALQGADMVFITAGMGGGTGTGAAPVVAEVARELGILTVAVVTKPFMFEGGKRMSVAEEGLKELEESVDSLITIPNEKLLAVMGKKTSLLDAFASANDVLLGAVQGIADLITRNGMINVDFADVKTVMSEMGMAMMGTARATGENRAREAAEAAVRSPLLEDINLQGAKGILVNITAGMDLNLGEFSEVGDIVREFASDSATVVVGTVIDPEMTDELKVTVVATGLGGDREKPTKVVDNTRTLDGKTDYNQLDRPAVLRRRAVSSGNVAIDQNKESEEQGVDYLDIPAFLRRQAD, encoded by the coding sequence ATGTTCGAACTCGTCGATAATGTCCAGCAAAACGCTGTCATTAAAGTCGTCGGTGTTGGTGGTGGCGGTGGTAATGCCGTACGTCACATGCTCAACAGCGACGTTGAAGGTGTGGAATTTATCTGCGCCAACACCGATGCCCAGGCGCTGACTGATCTGGATGCCCGGCAGGTAATCCAGCTTGGTGGTAACATCACCAAGGGCCTGGGTGCCGGCGCCAATCCGGAAGTAGGTCGTCAGTCTGCCCTGGAAGACCGTGACCGTATCGCAGAGGCCCTGCAGGGCGCCGATATGGTGTTCATCACCGCCGGCATGGGCGGAGGTACCGGCACCGGAGCCGCTCCGGTTGTGGCCGAGGTGGCCCGTGAGCTGGGTATCCTGACCGTGGCCGTGGTCACCAAGCCCTTCATGTTCGAAGGCGGCAAGCGCATGAGCGTGGCCGAAGAGGGTCTGAAGGAGCTCGAAGAGAGCGTTGACTCCCTGATCACCATTCCCAACGAGAAGCTGCTGGCGGTCATGGGCAAGAAGACCAGCCTGCTGGATGCCTTTGCCTCAGCCAACGATGTACTGCTGGGTGCTGTGCAGGGCATTGCTGACCTGATCACCCGCAACGGCATGATCAACGTCGACTTCGCGGACGTGAAGACGGTGATGTCGGAGATGGGCATGGCCATGATGGGTACCGCCCGCGCCACTGGCGAGAACCGTGCCCGGGAAGCTGCGGAGGCCGCCGTGCGCAGCCCGCTGCTCGAGGACATCAATCTCCAGGGCGCCAAGGGTATCCTGGTCAATATCACTGCCGGCATGGATCTCAACCTGGGCGAATTCTCCGAGGTTGGCGACATTGTGCGTGAGTTCGCGTCCGATTCCGCGACCGTTGTGGTCGGTACCGTGATCGATCCGGAAATGACCGACGAACTCAAGGTGACTGTTGTTGCCACCGGCCTGGGCGGTGATCGCGAAAAGCCGACGAAGGTTGTCGACAACACCCGTACCCTGGATGGCAAGACCGACTACAACCAGCTGGATCGTCCAGCGGTTCTGCGTCGTCGCGCCGTGTCCAGCGGTAACGTGGCTATCGATCAGAATAAGGAAAGCGAAGAGCAGGGCGTGGACTATCTCGATATTCCCGCATTCCTTCGCCGTCAGGCTGATTGA
- the murG gene encoding undecaprenyldiphospho-muramoylpentapeptide beta-N-acetylglucosaminyltransferase: MTESRRFLMMAGGTGGHVFPALATARALEARGHEVYWLGATGGMEQRLIGDTDIPLSLIHISGLRGKGKLALLLAPFRLMRALGEAFTVVRRIRPDCVVGMGGFVTGPGGVAAWLTRTPLVIHEQNAIAGMTNRILVRFANTVLEAFPGSFGADVVTRCTGNPVRQDLASLPEPETRMAGRSGQLRVLVVGGSLGARVFNQQVPEALALIPKAGRPEVRHQCGEKNLDEAKAAYEAQGVTASIEPFIRDMAEAYSWADVVICRSGALTVSELCAAGIGAVLVPFPHAVDDHQTANAKQMVEAKAAVLIPQPKLTPATLAETLQDLAKDRTRVMNMAKAARTLARPDATERVVNYCLEAANG; encoded by the coding sequence ATGACTGAATCCCGTCGCTTCCTGATGATGGCAGGCGGCACCGGGGGCCACGTGTTCCCGGCGCTGGCAACTGCCCGGGCCCTTGAGGCCAGGGGGCATGAGGTTTACTGGCTGGGCGCCACCGGTGGCATGGAACAGCGGCTGATCGGCGATACCGACATCCCGTTGTCGCTCATCCACATCTCGGGCCTGCGGGGCAAAGGCAAGCTGGCCCTGTTGCTGGCGCCGTTCCGCCTGATGCGGGCCCTGGGTGAAGCGTTCACGGTGGTGCGGCGAATCCGTCCCGACTGCGTCGTTGGCATGGGCGGATTCGTGACCGGACCGGGCGGAGTAGCCGCCTGGCTGACCCGGACACCCCTGGTGATCCATGAGCAGAATGCCATTGCCGGGATGACTAACCGCATTCTGGTGCGGTTCGCCAACACGGTGCTGGAAGCCTTCCCGGGTAGTTTCGGGGCAGACGTGGTGACCCGATGCACCGGTAACCCGGTGCGCCAGGATCTGGCCAGTCTGCCGGAGCCGGAAACCCGCATGGCCGGCCGGTCCGGCCAGCTGCGGGTCCTGGTGGTTGGCGGCAGCCTCGGCGCCCGGGTGTTCAATCAGCAGGTCCCCGAGGCCCTGGCCCTGATTCCGAAGGCGGGTCGACCGGAGGTGCGTCACCAGTGTGGTGAGAAGAACCTGGATGAGGCGAAAGCCGCCTACGAGGCACAGGGTGTAACAGCCAGTATCGAGCCGTTTATCAGGGATATGGCCGAAGCCTACAGCTGGGCCGATGTAGTCATCTGTCGCTCGGGAGCGCTGACGGTTTCCGAGCTCTGCGCGGCGGGTATCGGTGCCGTACTGGTGCCATTTCCCCATGCCGTGGATGACCACCAGACGGCCAATGCGAAGCAGATGGTGGAGGCGAAGGCGGCAGTGCTGATTCCACAGCCAAAACTGACACCGGCAACCCTGGCCGAAACCCTGCAAGACCTGGCAAAGGATCGGACCAGGGTCATGAACATGGCGAAGGCTGCACGAACGCTGGCCCGCCCGGATGCAACGGAGAGAGTCGTGAATTACTGTCTGGAGGCCGCCAATGGCTGA
- the ftsW gene encoding putative lipid II flippase FtsW, with product MSAGISLPNRNSWLGEIQPLPVLVLSAAALLVVGVVMISSASMDMAAETMGNSYHYVIRQLLFAAMGGVLALVAVNVPVAWWERSGWLLLGIGLLVLVLVLTPMGRTVNGSTRWIPFGLFNVQVSEVAKLCLIAYLAGYVVRRRDELLNTWPGFLKPLVVLGVASVLLVIQPDFGATVVLVTAAAGMIFLSGVRLTRFLPLIAILVALGTVLVLTQPYRLKRVVSYLDPWKDQFDTGYQLTQSLIAFGRGEWAGVGLGNSIQKLFYLPEAHTDFIFAIIAEEFGLLGSLLVLALFTVLVISGFVIARRAEKAEMPFGACFAYGLTLLIGLQAGINMAVSTGLLPTKGLTLPLVSYGGSSLMITCVCIGVLARIEMERLDKVRVASEKNGSKKRGGAVYD from the coding sequence ATGTCAGCCGGAATCAGCCTTCCGAACCGCAACAGCTGGCTGGGCGAGATCCAGCCTCTGCCGGTGCTGGTGCTCAGTGCGGCGGCTTTGCTGGTGGTCGGTGTGGTGATGATTTCATCCGCTTCCATGGACATGGCGGCGGAAACCATGGGGAACAGCTACCACTATGTGATCCGTCAGCTGCTGTTCGCTGCCATGGGAGGTGTCCTGGCCCTGGTGGCGGTGAATGTGCCGGTTGCCTGGTGGGAGCGCAGTGGCTGGCTGCTGCTGGGCATCGGTCTGCTGGTGCTGGTGCTGGTGCTGACCCCGATGGGGCGCACGGTCAATGGTTCCACCCGTTGGATCCCGTTCGGCCTGTTCAACGTGCAGGTGTCCGAGGTGGCAAAACTGTGCCTGATTGCCTATCTGGCGGGTTACGTGGTGCGCCGCCGGGACGAACTGCTCAATACCTGGCCCGGCTTTCTGAAGCCGCTTGTGGTGTTGGGCGTGGCCTCGGTTCTACTGGTTATCCAGCCGGACTTCGGAGCCACGGTGGTGCTGGTGACGGCGGCTGCCGGCATGATTTTTCTCAGTGGCGTCCGGTTGACCCGGTTCCTGCCGTTGATCGCGATTCTGGTGGCCCTGGGGACTGTCCTGGTGTTAACCCAGCCTTACCGGCTGAAACGGGTGGTGAGCTACCTGGATCCCTGGAAAGACCAGTTTGATACCGGATACCAGCTGACCCAGTCGCTGATTGCCTTCGGCCGTGGCGAGTGGGCCGGTGTCGGCCTGGGCAATTCGATCCAGAAGCTGTTCTATCTGCCCGAGGCCCACACCGACTTTATCTTCGCGATCATTGCCGAGGAATTCGGTCTGCTGGGGTCGTTGCTGGTACTGGCCCTGTTCACGGTCCTGGTGATTTCAGGCTTCGTGATTGCCCGCCGGGCCGAGAAGGCTGAAATGCCTTTTGGCGCCTGTTTTGCCTATGGCCTGACGCTCCTGATCGGGCTGCAGGCCGGCATCAACATGGCGGTCAGCACCGGACTGCTGCCCACCAAGGGCCTGACCCTGCCGTTGGTGAGTTATGGCGGGTCAAGCCTGATGATTACCTGCGTGTGTATTGGTGTTCTCGCACGCATTGAAATGGAACGGCTGGACAAGGTACGCGTGGCCAGTGAGAAGAACGGTTCAAAGAAACGGGGAGGGGCGGTGTATGACTGA
- the murD gene encoding UDP-N-acetylmuramoyl-L-alanine--D-glutamate ligase gives MSVIVSDRRTLVVGLGKTGLSCVRYLSEQGREVAVADSRTAPPGLDELRSRWPAIPVHLGAFDAELFAGFNELVVSPGISIAEPAIAGAAERGARIRGDIDLFAEAADAPIIAITGSNGKTTVTTLVGEMAKAAGRKVEVGGNIGTPALDLLGRGADLYVLELSSFQLETTDELNALAATVLNVSDDHMDRYPNKMAYFQAKQRIFRGAKNAIVNLDDALSTPMARDTLRFLCFGFHRVNPETFSTRDDDQGTWITFGFDNLLLTSELRLLGRHNVSNVMAALALGHAAGFPMDVMLQVAREFRGLPHRCEFVRSFEDVDYINDSKGTNVGATVAAIESLAPEQGKVVLIAGGDGKGADFAPLEAPVALYCRAVVLIGTDADRIAEAIGSGVPTVRAGTLSDAVSAARKAARPGDRVLLSPACASFDMFRDYLDRGDQFRTLVEAL, from the coding sequence ATGAGTGTCATTGTTTCGGATCGTCGCACATTAGTGGTAGGGCTCGGCAAGACCGGGCTCTCCTGCGTGCGCTACCTGTCCGAACAGGGTCGGGAGGTTGCGGTGGCGGACAGCCGTACCGCGCCGCCGGGCCTGGACGAGCTGCGCTCGAGATGGCCGGCAATACCGGTTCATCTGGGCGCGTTCGATGCCGAGCTGTTTGCCGGGTTCAACGAGCTGGTGGTCAGCCCCGGCATCAGCATCGCCGAGCCGGCCATCGCGGGCGCGGCCGAGCGTGGTGCCCGGATCCGGGGCGATATCGATCTGTTCGCTGAGGCAGCGGATGCGCCGATCATTGCCATCACAGGCTCCAACGGCAAGACCACGGTCACCACGCTGGTGGGCGAGATGGCGAAAGCGGCCGGTCGCAAGGTGGAAGTCGGAGGCAATATCGGAACCCCGGCCCTGGATCTGCTCGGGCGCGGTGCCGATCTCTACGTGCTGGAGCTGTCCAGTTTCCAGCTGGAGACCACCGATGAACTGAATGCCCTGGCTGCCACGGTGCTGAATGTCAGCGATGACCACATGGACCGTTATCCGAACAAGATGGCCTACTTCCAGGCCAAACAGCGGATATTCCGGGGCGCGAAGAATGCCATCGTCAACCTGGATGATGCCCTTAGCACGCCCATGGCCCGGGACACCCTGCGGTTCCTGTGTTTCGGTTTTCACCGGGTGAACCCGGAGACCTTCAGTACCCGGGACGACGATCAGGGTACCTGGATCACCTTCGGGTTCGACAACCTGCTGCTCACCAGCGAGCTCCGGCTCCTGGGCCGCCACAACGTCAGTAATGTCATGGCGGCACTGGCCCTTGGCCATGCGGCGGGGTTCCCGATGGACGTCATGTTGCAGGTAGCCCGGGAGTTCCGGGGGCTGCCACACCGCTGCGAGTTTGTCCGCAGTTTCGAGGACGTTGACTACATCAATGATTCCAAGGGTACCAACGTGGGGGCCACGGTGGCGGCCATCGAGAGCCTGGCCCCGGAGCAGGGCAAAGTGGTGCTGATTGCCGGCGGTGATGGCAAGGGCGCGGACTTCGCGCCCCTGGAGGCGCCGGTTGCGCTGTATTGCCGGGCGGTGGTGCTGATCGGCACGGACGCGGACCGGATAGCGGAGGCCATCGGCAGCGGCGTTCCGACTGTACGGGCCGGCACCCTGAGCGACGCAGTCTCGGCCGCCCGGAAAGCGGCCCGCCCGGGTGACAGGGTGCTGCTGTCGCCGGCGTGCGCCAGTTTTGACATGTTCCGCGATTATCTGGATCGCGGTGACCAGTTCCGAACACTCGTGGAGGCGCTGTGA
- a CDS encoding D-alanine--D-alanine ligase, which produces MTDMHHNEIQDYQADPELVKALGRVAVFMGGDSAEREVSLKSGKAVLAALQSAGVDAFGVDVRGCLLKTVEDPDFDRVFIALHGRGGEDGTLQAILSQAGIPYTGSEMLASALAMDKLRTKYVFEGCGLPTPKFRAMTAEDEAGRIMAELQQPLSVKPAHEGSSIGIRKVRTESELVEAYRAAAAMDDLVLVEEWIEGPEFTVSLLQDRALPAIGLSASTDHAFYDYEAKYLADDTHYRIPCGLAPEDELRLQQLALDAFRVVGCRTWGRVDVMQDADGRFWLLEVNTVPGMTDHSLVPMAARAAGIGFEELVVRILRDTLEDANA; this is translated from the coding sequence GTGACTGATATGCACCACAACGAGATACAGGACTATCAGGCGGATCCGGAGCTGGTGAAGGCGCTGGGCCGGGTTGCCGTTTTCATGGGTGGTGATTCTGCCGAGCGCGAAGTCTCCCTGAAGAGCGGGAAGGCGGTGCTGGCCGCCCTGCAGTCCGCCGGCGTCGATGCCTTCGGGGTGGATGTCCGGGGCTGCCTGCTGAAAACCGTTGAGGATCCGGATTTCGACCGGGTATTCATTGCCCTTCATGGCCGGGGTGGTGAGGACGGAACGCTGCAGGCGATCCTGTCCCAGGCCGGTATTCCCTATACCGGCAGCGAGATGCTGGCTTCGGCCCTGGCCATGGACAAGCTCCGCACCAAGTATGTGTTCGAAGGCTGCGGCCTGCCGACGCCGAAATTCCGGGCCATGACCGCCGAGGACGAAGCCGGAAGGATTATGGCCGAGCTGCAGCAGCCCCTGAGCGTGAAGCCGGCGCACGAGGGTTCCAGCATCGGCATTCGCAAGGTGCGGACCGAGTCCGAACTGGTAGAGGCCTACCGGGCTGCCGCGGCGATGGACGACCTGGTGCTGGTGGAAGAGTGGATCGAGGGCCCGGAGTTTACCGTGAGCCTGCTGCAGGACCGGGCCCTTCCGGCCATTGGCCTGAGTGCCAGCACCGACCACGCGTTCTACGACTATGAGGCCAAGTACCTGGCCGATGACACCCATTACCGGATTCCCTGCGGGCTGGCCCCCGAGGATGAGCTCCGGCTCCAGCAACTTGCCCTGGATGCGTTCCGGGTGGTGGGTTGCCGGACCTGGGGACGGGTGGATGTGATGCAGGATGCCGATGGCCGTTTCTGGCTGCTTGAGGTCAACACGGTACCCGGTATGACCGACCACAGCCTGGTGCCGATGGCGGCGCGGGCTGCAGGTATCGGCTTTGAGGAACTGGTGGTCCGGATACTCCGCGACACCCTGGAGGATGCCAATGCTTGA
- the lpxC gene encoding UDP-3-O-acyl-N-acetylglucosamine deacetylase: MIRQRTLKNTIRATGVGLHSGEKVYLTLKPAPVGSGIIFRRTDLDPMVEIRACAENVGETMLSTTLVKNGVRVATVEHLLSAMAGLGIDNCFVELSAPEVPIMDGSAGPFVFLLQSAGIAEQDAAKRFIRIKREVTVEEGDKKATFLPFEGFKVSFGIDFDHPVFKGRAQTATVDFSSTSFVKEVSRARTFGFMRDIEKLRAMNLALGGSVDNAIVVDDYKILNEDGLRYDDEFVKHKVLDAIGDLYLLGNSLIGEFRGVKSGHDLNNKLLRKLRAEQDAWEVVTFDDEATAPISYMKPVLAAQG, from the coding sequence ATGATCAGACAACGGACACTCAAAAACACCATCCGGGCTACCGGTGTGGGCCTGCACTCAGGAGAAAAGGTTTACCTGACCCTGAAGCCGGCTCCGGTAGGCTCGGGTATCATCTTCCGCCGGACGGATCTGGACCCGATGGTCGAGATTCGCGCCTGTGCGGAAAATGTGGGTGAGACCATGCTGTCCACGACGCTGGTAAAAAACGGTGTCCGTGTGGCAACAGTAGAGCACTTGCTGTCAGCCATGGCTGGTCTCGGTATTGATAACTGCTTCGTGGAGCTCAGCGCGCCTGAAGTGCCCATCATGGACGGCTCCGCCGGACCGTTCGTGTTCCTGCTGCAGTCTGCCGGCATCGCCGAGCAGGACGCGGCCAAGCGCTTCATCCGCATCAAGCGCGAAGTTACCGTGGAAGAAGGCGACAAGAAAGCGACCTTCCTGCCCTTCGAGGGTTTCAAGGTCTCCTTCGGTATCGACTTCGACCATCCGGTGTTCAAGGGCCGTGCCCAGACCGCGACCGTGGATTTCTCCAGTACTTCCTTCGTGAAGGAAGTGTCCCGCGCCCGGACCTTCGGGTTCATGCGTGACATCGAGAAGCTGCGGGCGATGAACCTGGCACTGGGTGGCTCTGTCGATAACGCCATCGTGGTTGATGACTACAAGATCCTGAACGAAGACGGTCTTCGTTACGACGATGAGTTCGTCAAGCACAAGGTGCTGGATGCCATTGGCGACCTGTACCTGCTTGGTAACAGCCTGATCGGTGAGTTCCGCGGTGTGAAGTCCGGTCACGACCTGAACAACAAGCTGCTCCGTAAGCTCCGGGCTGAACAGGATGCGTGGGAAGTGGTTACCTTCGATGACGAAGCGACCGCCCCCATCTCCTATATGAAGCCTGTGCTGGCAGCTCAGGGTTAA
- a CDS encoding cell division protein FtsQ/DivIB, which translates to MLENLLIRSRAFPSEPPRRRGATSLGPERDRFGVLRGILAAVPWLQVGLGALIVLLAALVPWGTGKVLSAMDQQILAIDVNGDFVGDSRVAIEREAGNWIGKSYFATDLSEIKNELEQRPWVASAAVRRVWPDRLVIDIREKKPLAYWTDGRLVSRTGELFTPPNPEVAGRLPRLAGPDERVREVIRMAQTMNDRLVSHGLGFAGLSLEARGAWTLTLANGIQVVLGRDQVDERFERFMTVYETRLASRSDEVSRVDARYTNGVAVQWKQAVAASGPNS; encoded by the coding sequence ATGCTTGAGAACCTGCTGATCCGGAGTCGGGCGTTTCCGTCCGAGCCCCCGCGGCGCCGGGGGGCGACGTCCCTCGGTCCCGAGCGGGACCGGTTTGGCGTTCTCAGGGGCATCCTTGCAGCCGTACCCTGGCTGCAGGTGGGGCTCGGGGCCCTGATTGTGCTGCTGGCGGCCCTGGTGCCCTGGGGCACCGGCAAGGTGTTGAGTGCCATGGACCAGCAGATCCTGGCAATCGACGTCAACGGTGACTTCGTCGGGGACAGCCGGGTCGCCATCGAGCGGGAGGCGGGTAACTGGATCGGGAAAAGCTACTTTGCGACCGACCTTTCCGAGATCAAGAACGAGCTGGAGCAGCGGCCCTGGGTGGCTTCCGCGGCGGTTCGCCGGGTCTGGCCGGATCGGTTGGTGATCGATATCCGGGAAAAGAAACCGCTGGCGTACTGGACTGACGGGCGCCTGGTGAGTCGGACCGGCGAGCTGTTCACGCCGCCGAATCCCGAGGTGGCGGGTCGTCTGCCCCGGCTGGCAGGCCCGGATGAGCGGGTGCGTGAGGTGATCCGGATGGCCCAGACCATGAACGACCGGCTGGTCAGCCATGGACTCGGTTTTGCCGGCCTGTCACTGGAAGCCCGGGGCGCCTGGACCCTGACCCTGGCGAACGGCATCCAGGTGGTGCTCGGCAGGGACCAGGTGGACGAGCGTTTTGAGCGGTTCATGACAGTTTACGAGACCCGGCTGGCATCCCGGTCGGATGAAGTCAGCAGGGTGGATGCCCGCTACACCAACGGTGTTGCGGTGCAGTGGAAGCAGGCAGTCGCGGCTTCCGGGCCGAATTCATAG
- the murC gene encoding UDP-N-acetylmuramate--L-alanine ligase → MADATNPPLVYQVPEMRRIRHIHFVGIGGAGMSGIAEVLKNQGYEVSGSDLKEGPVTDRLKSLGVEVQIGHREENSARADVVVVSTAVKSDNPEVVAARSRRVPIVPRAEMLAEIMRYRHGIAVAGTHGKTTTTSLIASVLGEAGLDPTFVIGGKLNSAGTNAQLGGSRYLVAEADESDASFLHLTPVISVVTNIEADHMDTYGGDVEKLKQTFVDFLHNLPFYGVAVMCVDDGYVQEIIPRISRAIVTYGIDNPEADYRAEEITSDGLKTRFVVKRPGGRSDLPVELRMPGRHNVLNALAAIAVATDEGVADDAICKGLAGFAGVGRRFQVYGDYQTPKGTITLVDDYGHHPTEVEAVIRAAHDAWPDRRLVMLYQPHRYTRTRDLYEDFVRVLSEVDGLLLMDVYSAGEPAIPGADGRSLCRSIRQRGKVEPVFVEDNSEIESLLANVLQDGDLLITQGAGDIGGVAARLAAAGVISGD, encoded by the coding sequence ATGGCTGATGCAACCAATCCGCCACTGGTCTATCAGGTGCCCGAAATGCGCCGGATCCGCCACATCCACTTTGTCGGAATTGGTGGCGCCGGCATGAGCGGCATTGCCGAGGTCCTGAAGAACCAGGGCTATGAAGTGTCCGGCTCCGACCTGAAGGAAGGGCCGGTAACTGACCGCTTGAAATCGCTCGGTGTCGAGGTCCAGATCGGACACCGTGAAGAGAACAGCGCCCGGGCGGATGTTGTCGTGGTGTCCACGGCAGTCAAGTCTGACAACCCGGAGGTAGTGGCGGCCCGGAGCCGCAGGGTTCCCATCGTGCCGCGGGCCGAAATGCTGGCGGAGATCATGCGCTATCGCCACGGGATCGCCGTGGCCGGCACCCATGGCAAGACCACCACCACCAGCCTGATTGCCTCGGTGCTGGGTGAGGCGGGTCTCGATCCCACTTTCGTGATTGGCGGCAAGCTGAACAGTGCCGGTACCAACGCCCAGCTGGGTGGCTCCCGTTACCTGGTGGCGGAAGCGGATGAGAGCGATGCCTCCTTCCTGCACCTGACCCCGGTGATTTCCGTGGTCACCAACATCGAAGCCGACCACATGGATACCTATGGCGGTGATGTTGAAAAGCTGAAGCAGACCTTTGTCGACTTTCTTCACAATCTGCCGTTCTACGGCGTGGCCGTGATGTGTGTGGACGACGGTTATGTGCAGGAAATCATTCCGAGGATCTCCCGGGCCATCGTCACCTACGGTATCGACAACCCCGAGGCGGATTATCGGGCCGAGGAGATCACCTCTGATGGCCTGAAAACCCGCTTTGTGGTCAAGCGCCCGGGTGGTCGCAGTGACCTGCCGGTGGAGTTGCGGATGCCGGGACGGCATAACGTGCTCAATGCCCTGGCGGCCATTGCCGTTGCCACCGACGAAGGGGTCGCGGATGACGCCATCTGCAAGGGACTGGCCGGATTCGCTGGCGTCGGCCGACGGTTCCAGGTGTACGGCGATTACCAGACTCCGAAAGGCACCATCACCCTGGTGGACGATTACGGCCACCACCCGACCGAGGTGGAAGCAGTGATTCGTGCCGCCCATGATGCCTGGCCGGATCGCCGGTTGGTGATGTTGTACCAGCCGCACCGTTATACCCGCACCCGGGACCTTTACGAGGACTTCGTCCGGGTGCTGTCGGAAGTGGATGGTCTGCTGCTGATGGACGTGTATTCCGCCGGTGAGCCGGCGATTCCGGGCGCAGATGGCCGCTCCCTGTGCCGGAGCATTCGCCAGCGCGGCAAGGTGGAGCCGGTGTTTGTCGAGGACAACAGCGAAATAGAGAGCCTGCTGGCCAATGTGCTGCAGGATGGCGACCTGCTGATTACCCAGGGCGCCGGAGATATCGGTGGTGTGGCTGCCCGTCTGGCGGCAGCGGGAGTGATTTCTGGTGACTGA